The Hymenobacter sp. DG01 genome has a segment encoding these proteins:
- a CDS encoding GAF domain-containing protein, translated as MLKEPSAAVTPTFPFQTTLSLEPLIAYWQRGENSQNVGVAMLAKAVSEQVATADWSRGNIEDLKLLECNCDLVETLMLAVFPPASFDTDIAGAIAPFQRHSFYHTPRFAEVLLNPSKSIKQPLNIDMRTLEVYTTRMAYQLILEKVYGVHLPLQGTIIFTVPDYSIGLYRHYGVEFNSTFVEIRVHGNKPELTPEQLDHLARNPHRADLWQQMLPPHHFELVGFNILHLVDVTEQEILSELKYDLLERDVLQASDRLEQIQEKLRVLFGRPFLQLGIAAYDGKKRAFVDFGRKINHSFLTKQLHSPDAGSGFRQIYSRLWADRQPLVLENVEQADIPEDLRQQILSLGIRSAILALLPYGDDTVGLLELGSPNVGDLNEFSLENVNQFVPLFAVAVKRNAEDIQTRVQAIIKEKFTAIHPTMEWRFTDAAQNLLQKLEDGNKSAEMEDIVFHDVYPLHGSSDIRGSSTARNEAIQGDLVEHLTLAGKVLKKASEFQQLPILDELKFYVHKNLRRLREGILSGDEVSIFESLRTEVEPLFEYLSQNTPDLRPIIRQYWSNIDPELGILYKRRKAFEETTTLLNDAVSSYLDEEDAKAQAMFPHYFQRFKTDGVEHNIYVGASLVENKPFDLVFLKNLRLWQLLVMVEITRRTAALSPTLPMPLETTQLILIHSQPLSIRFRQDERQFDVDGAYNIRYEIIKKRIDKATVQGTGERLTQPGKIALVYSQQREADEYEEYIDYLQDRDLLEPGLEYLELEELQGVKGLLALRVTVKL; from the coding sequence ATGCTGAAAGAACCCTCTGCGGCTGTTACGCCCACATTTCCCTTCCAGACCACGCTTAGCCTGGAGCCCCTGATTGCCTACTGGCAGAGGGGCGAAAATTCCCAAAATGTGGGGGTAGCCATGCTGGCCAAGGCCGTCAGCGAACAGGTAGCCACCGCCGATTGGTCGCGGGGTAATATTGAGGATCTGAAGCTGCTGGAATGCAACTGCGACCTGGTAGAAACCCTGATGCTGGCCGTATTTCCGCCCGCCTCCTTCGATACTGACATTGCCGGCGCCATTGCTCCGTTTCAGCGCCATAGCTTCTACCACACCCCGCGCTTTGCCGAGGTGCTGCTGAACCCGTCCAAGTCGATTAAGCAGCCGCTGAATATTGACATGCGGACGCTGGAGGTCTATACCACCCGCATGGCCTACCAGCTGATTCTGGAGAAAGTGTACGGGGTGCACCTGCCCCTGCAGGGCACCATTATCTTCACCGTGCCCGACTACAGCATTGGCCTCTACCGTCACTATGGGGTAGAGTTCAACTCAACGTTCGTGGAAATCAGGGTGCACGGCAACAAGCCGGAGCTGACGCCGGAACAGCTCGACCACCTGGCCCGCAACCCCCACCGTGCCGACTTGTGGCAGCAGATGCTCCCGCCTCACCACTTCGAGCTGGTGGGCTTCAACATTCTGCACCTGGTAGATGTAACGGAGCAGGAAATTCTTTCGGAGCTGAAGTACGATTTGCTGGAGCGCGACGTGCTGCAGGCCTCCGACCGCCTGGAGCAGATACAGGAAAAGCTGCGGGTGCTGTTCGGGCGGCCGTTTCTGCAGCTGGGCATTGCCGCCTACGACGGCAAAAAGCGGGCTTTTGTGGATTTCGGCCGCAAAATAAACCACAGCTTCCTGACCAAGCAGCTCCACAGCCCCGATGCCGGCTCCGGCTTCCGCCAGATTTACAGCCGGCTGTGGGCCGACCGCCAGCCGCTGGTGCTGGAAAACGTGGAGCAGGCCGATATTCCCGAGGACCTGCGCCAGCAGATTCTTAGTCTGGGCATCCGCTCGGCCATTCTGGCCCTGCTGCCCTACGGCGACGACACGGTGGGCCTGCTGGAGCTGGGCTCACCCAACGTGGGCGACCTGAATGAGTTCAGTTTGGAAAACGTAAACCAGTTTGTGCCCTTGTTCGCGGTAGCCGTGAAGCGCAACGCCGAGGATATCCAGACGCGCGTGCAGGCCATCATCAAGGAGAAATTCACGGCCATTCATCCCACCATGGAATGGCGCTTTACCGATGCCGCTCAAAACCTGCTGCAAAAGCTGGAAGACGGTAACAAGAGCGCCGAAATGGAGGACATCGTGTTTCACGACGTGTACCCGTTGCACGGCTCCAGCGACATCAGGGGTAGCAGCACAGCCCGCAACGAAGCCATCCAGGGCGACCTGGTGGAGCACCTGACCCTGGCCGGGAAAGTCCTCAAGAAAGCCTCCGAGTTTCAGCAACTCCCCATCCTGGATGAGCTGAAGTTCTACGTCCACAAAAACCTACGCCGCCTGCGCGAGGGAATTTTGTCGGGTGATGAGGTCAGCATTTTCGAGTCGCTGCGCACGGAAGTTGAGCCTCTGTTCGAGTATCTGAGTCAGAATACGCCTGATCTGCGGCCCATTATTCGTCAGTACTGGTCCAACATCGACCCCGAGCTGGGCATCCTGTACAAGCGCCGCAAGGCCTTCGAGGAAACCACCACGCTGCTTAATGATGCCGTCAGCAGCTACCTTGATGAGGAAGACGCCAAGGCGCAGGCCATGTTTCCGCACTACTTCCAGCGCTTCAAGACCGATGGCGTAGAGCACAACATCTATGTGGGCGCCTCATTGGTGGAAAACAAGCCGTTCGACCTGGTTTTCCTGAAAAACCTGCGCCTGTGGCAACTGCTGGTGATGGTGGAAATTACCCGCCGCACAGCCGCTTTGAGCCCTACCCTGCCCATGCCGCTGGAAACCACCCAGCTGATTCTGATTCATAGCCAACCCCTGAGCATCCGCTTCCGGCAGGATGAGCGCCAGTTTGACGTGGACGGGGCCTACAACATCCGCTACGAAATCATTAAGAAGCGCATCGACAAGGCCACCGTGCAGGGCACCGGTGAGCGGCTTACCCAACCCGGCAAAATTGCCCTGGTGTACTCCCAGCAGCGCGAGGCCGATGAGTACGAGGAATACATCGACTACCTCCAGGACCGCGACCTGCTGGAGCCCGGGCTGGAATACCTGGAACTGGAAGAACTCCAGGGCGTAAAGGGCCTCCTGGCTCTACGCGTGACGGTGAAACTGTGA
- a CDS encoding phosphatase PAP2 family protein — MLKSFAGRLLALFSLLTLEVALVGGVFLLSALLFFYLTRVVFVEHSVSFDEWAFGQIDVLRAAWPSLTTLVYGLTFFASLPFLVGAGVGIPVLLRVRGHRREGLEVFLAVAGAALLNQLLKTHFQRVRPSSALVFQQGLSFPSGHAMIGLALYGCLAWLLWRHRRHPIWAALLLLFALLIGLTRVYLHVHYATDVLAGFAAGLFWLILLRTALRLWWRESGGVMR, encoded by the coding sequence ATGCTGAAGTCTTTCGCCGGCCGCTTACTGGCCCTGTTTAGCCTGCTGACCCTGGAAGTGGCGCTGGTAGGAGGCGTATTCCTGCTCTCAGCACTGCTGTTCTTCTACCTCACGCGGGTCGTGTTCGTGGAGCATTCCGTGAGCTTTGATGAGTGGGCCTTTGGGCAGATAGACGTGCTGCGCGCCGCCTGGCCCAGCCTGACTACTCTGGTCTATGGCCTGACGTTTTTTGCTTCCCTGCCCTTTCTGGTGGGAGCGGGGGTAGGCATACCGGTGCTGCTGCGGGTGCGTGGGCACCGGCGCGAGGGGCTGGAGGTGTTTCTGGCCGTAGCCGGAGCTGCTCTGCTGAACCAACTTCTCAAAACTCACTTCCAGCGCGTAAGGCCGTCTTCGGCGCTTGTCTTTCAGCAGGGCCTGAGCTTTCCCAGCGGCCACGCCATGATCGGGCTGGCTCTTTACGGCTGTTTGGCCTGGTTGCTTTGGCGGCACCGGCGGCACCCCATCTGGGCCGCGCTGCTGCTGCTATTTGCCCTGCTCATTGGCCTCACGCGGGTGTACCTGCATGTGCACTACGCTACCGATGTGCTGGCCGGTTTCGCAGCGGGCTTGTTCTGGCTGATTCTGCTGCGCACGGCCTTGCGGCTCTGGTGGCGGGAAAGTGGTGGGGTGATGAGGTGA
- a CDS encoding phosphatase PAP2 family protein produces MTTTLRRLLAGITLFVTEFAITLMLGTLGVVLFLALSREVFDQDAATFDAAAFRWSRQLLGPDRQQWVEGITFLASRNFISAAALLLIGWFLVAKRHRWYSLLIPVVALGSITLNLVLKQLYHRPRPLLPLTSASGLSFPSGHAMISASFYGLLIYLVWTHVRRPAVRYPLVAALLLLILLIGLTRVYLRVHYATDVLAGFTAGAGWLIIAIPLLKHLEIAVKKRFKKQLQSAEKQPI; encoded by the coding sequence ATGACGACGACGTTGCGCCGGCTGCTGGCCGGAATTACCCTTTTCGTAACCGAATTTGCTATTACCCTTATGCTGGGCACGCTGGGCGTGGTGCTTTTTCTGGCCCTGAGCCGGGAAGTGTTCGACCAGGATGCGGCCACATTTGATGCCGCCGCGTTTCGGTGGTCGCGGCAGCTGCTGGGCCCCGACCGGCAGCAGTGGGTGGAAGGCATTACGTTTCTGGCTTCGCGCAACTTTATTTCCGCGGCGGCTTTGCTACTGATTGGCTGGTTTCTGGTAGCCAAGCGTCACCGCTGGTACTCCCTGCTGATACCGGTGGTAGCCCTGGGTAGCATCACCCTGAACTTGGTGCTCAAGCAGCTCTACCACCGGCCGCGCCCCTTGCTGCCGCTTACCTCAGCCTCGGGCCTGAGCTTCCCCAGCGGACACGCCATGATATCGGCTTCATTCTACGGGCTGCTTATTTACCTGGTCTGGACGCATGTGCGGCGGCCGGCCGTGCGCTACCCCCTGGTAGCCGCGCTGCTGCTGCTGATTCTGCTCATCGGCCTGACGCGGGTGTACCTGCGGGTGCACTACGCCACCGACGTGCTGGCGGGCTTCACGGCAGGAGCCGGCTGGCTGATTATAGCCATTCCGCTGCTGAAGCACCTGGAAATTGCAGTAAAAAAACGATTTAAAAAGCAACTGCAATCAGCTGAAAAACAGCCTATATAG
- a CDS encoding class I SAM-dependent methyltransferase produces the protein MPRLPDSGFDAVASFYDPLARLVYGRSLRQAQQAALEAGLPTSEGRVLIIGGGTGWVLGAVLRRRPNAQVLYLEASPQMLNRSQAWLAKTLPQHISQVEFRLGTEAALGTDEQFATVVAFFFLDLFEPHRLQRLVQRLHAALAPGGAWLLADFAAPQRWWHALLLGLMYWFFGLTTGISARRRPPIEAELRRLGLSGVPAGRFFGEMIEASVWR, from the coding sequence ATGCCTCGTCTTCCTGATTCCGGCTTCGATGCTGTGGCCTCCTTTTATGACCCACTGGCCCGGCTGGTGTACGGGCGCAGCCTGCGGCAGGCGCAGCAGGCCGCGCTGGAAGCGGGTTTGCCCACAAGTGAGGGCCGCGTGCTCATTATTGGGGGCGGCACGGGCTGGGTGCTGGGCGCGGTGCTGCGGCGCCGACCCAACGCCCAGGTACTGTACCTGGAAGCCTCGCCCCAAATGCTGAACCGCAGTCAGGCCTGGCTAGCGAAAACCCTACCCCAGCACATAAGCCAAGTGGAATTCAGGCTGGGAACGGAGGCTGCTTTGGGAACTGATGAACAGTTTGCGACGGTGGTGGCCTTTTTCTTCTTGGACCTGTTCGAGCCCCATCGGCTGCAGCGGCTGGTGCAGAGGCTGCACGCGGCGCTGGCCCCGGGCGGGGCCTGGCTTCTGGCCGATTTTGCCGCGCCCCAGCGCTGGTGGCACGCGCTGCTGCTAGGGCTAATGTATTGGTTTTTCGGCCTTACTACCGGCATCAGCGCGCGGCGGCGCCCGCCCATAGAAGCGGAGCTGAGGCGGCTGGGCTTATCGGGAGTACCGGCCGGCCGGTTTTTCGGGGAGATGATAGAGGCCAGCGTGTGGCGGTAG
- a CDS encoding M61 family metallopeptidase, whose translation MTLRKTAALLLLALPLTLARTTQAQAPVQYNLSFPNAVHHEARITATFRELPAGPLQVRMARSSPGRYALHEFAKNVYDVQATDSKGKSLSVVKSDPYGWTVAGHDGTVTFTYTLFGDRTDGTYAGIDSRHAHLNAPATLAYAQGLEQRPAEVKFALPQGWTVASQLRPDAGGATWYAPNLQYLMDSPTSLGPQQVRTWQEQGKTIELQVLHDGTPAELDAYTEQTKKIVKEAAAIFGGLPDYDFGRYTFVANYLPQTSSDGMEHRNSTSLTSSRPLRGSGAIDNLGTVSHEFFHSWNVERLRPQDLEPFDFQRANMSSNLWFAEGFTQYYGELLLRRAGIYTDEQYCQEALSGIVDAMLTMPGPKRYSPVYMSQQAPFVDAAAAIDPSNRSNTYLSYYYIGAGNALALDLQLRQRFKTDLDTYMRALWKEHGQQQNYAPAKPYTLRDLQRVLGLVTKDTTFAGQFFRQHITGHEAHNYEQLLAPAGLLVRRAQAGQATLEARMQFNPDSSATLGTTLLGSPFYLAGLDREDVVLRLNGRKPTNAKEVQKLLAAHKPGDVIQVEARARDGVRTVPVTLQENSDLEVVPYEQASRPLTKAQKKFRDEWLGSKAPVKSKR comes from the coding sequence ATGACCCTGCGGAAAACCGCCGCGCTGCTGCTGCTGGCCCTACCCCTCACGCTGGCCCGAACCACGCAGGCCCAGGCCCCGGTTCAGTACAATCTTTCCTTCCCGAATGCGGTACACCACGAGGCGCGCATTACGGCCACGTTCCGGGAGCTGCCGGCCGGGCCGCTGCAGGTGCGCATGGCCCGCTCCTCGCCCGGCCGCTACGCCCTCCACGAATTCGCCAAGAACGTGTATGACGTGCAGGCCACGGACTCCAAAGGCAAGAGTCTGTCTGTAGTGAAGTCGGACCCTTATGGGTGGACGGTAGCCGGCCACGATGGCACCGTGACGTTTACATACACCCTGTTCGGCGACCGGACCGATGGCACCTATGCTGGCATCGACAGCCGCCACGCCCACCTGAACGCTCCCGCTACCCTGGCGTACGCTCAGGGCCTGGAGCAGCGCCCGGCGGAGGTGAAGTTTGCCCTACCCCAGGGCTGGACGGTAGCCTCCCAGCTGCGGCCCGACGCGGGTGGCGCCACCTGGTACGCCCCCAACCTGCAGTACCTCATGGATTCGCCTACCTCCCTGGGCCCGCAGCAAGTGCGCACCTGGCAGGAACAAGGCAAAACCATTGAGCTGCAGGTGCTGCACGATGGTACGCCGGCCGAGCTGGATGCCTACACCGAGCAAACCAAGAAGATTGTGAAGGAGGCCGCCGCCATTTTCGGAGGCCTGCCCGACTACGACTTCGGGCGCTACACCTTCGTGGCCAACTACCTGCCCCAGACCAGCTCCGACGGCATGGAGCACCGCAACTCCACCAGCCTCACCAGCAGCCGCCCCCTGCGCGGCTCCGGCGCCATTGATAACCTGGGTACCGTCTCGCACGAGTTTTTCCATAGCTGGAATGTGGAGCGCCTGCGCCCCCAGGACCTGGAGCCCTTTGACTTCCAGCGCGCCAACATGAGCAGCAACCTGTGGTTTGCCGAGGGCTTCACGCAGTACTACGGCGAGCTGCTCCTGCGCCGGGCGGGCATCTACACCGATGAGCAATATTGCCAGGAAGCCCTCAGCGGCATTGTAGATGCCATGCTGACCATGCCCGGCCCGAAGCGCTACTCGCCGGTGTACATGAGCCAGCAGGCGCCCTTCGTGGATGCCGCCGCGGCCATCGACCCCAGCAACCGCTCGAACACCTACCTGAGCTACTACTATATTGGGGCGGGCAATGCCCTGGCCCTGGATCTGCAGCTGCGGCAGCGCTTCAAAACCGACCTCGACACGTATATGCGCGCCCTCTGGAAAGAGCACGGCCAGCAGCAGAACTATGCCCCCGCCAAGCCCTACACCCTCCGCGACCTGCAGCGGGTGCTGGGCCTGGTAACCAAGGATACCACCTTTGCCGGTCAGTTTTTCCGCCAGCACATTACCGGCCACGAGGCGCATAACTACGAGCAACTCCTGGCACCGGCTGGGTTGCTAGTGCGCCGGGCCCAGGCGGGCCAGGCCACCCTGGAAGCCCGGATGCAATTTAACCCCGACAGCAGCGCCACCCTGGGTACTACTCTGCTGGGCAGCCCCTTCTACCTCGCTGGCCTCGACCGGGAAGATGTAGTACTGAGGCTGAATGGCCGCAAGCCCACCAATGCCAAGGAGGTGCAGAAGCTCCTAGCGGCTCATAAACCCGGCGACGTAATTCAGGTGGAAGCCCGCGCCCGCGACGGGGTACGCACCGTGCCGGTTACCCTCCAGGAAAACTCCGACCTAGAAGTCGTGCCCTACGAACAGGCTAGCCGCCCTCTGACCAAAGCCCAAAAGAAATTCCGGGACGAGTGGCTGGGCAGCAAAGCTCCGGTAAAGTCGAAGCGGTAA
- a CDS encoding MBL fold metallo-hydrolase — protein sequence MAPTPRFVRNPQLATIKPNYPGNKMIGAEYCNGEDLYEPNFGTVIKWQLSENPQKEEKKADTWVPEVVDCTSFLQSQEDGLVWLGHASFLLRIGGKTIVFDPVLFSSIGLRHRHPLPCRPEDLTNLDYLLLSHGHRDHLDEKSIKLLARQNPQLRAFGPLGMAGLVRGMARTLPVQEAGWWQQFDLGPDAPFELFYLPASHWHRRGLFDLNTVLWGSFLLRLPDGRTLYFMGDTSMADHFEAIEKQFGPLDVVLLPIGAYKPPYMMQMSHVNPHEAAKAANLLRAGHLVPMHYGTFDLSDEPASEPIRELQLVANGKMLRGELHVPAVGEVLRWQEWE from the coding sequence ATGGCCCCTACCCCTCGCTTCGTCCGCAACCCGCAACTGGCCACCATCAAGCCCAATTATCCCGGCAACAAAATGATAGGGGCCGAATACTGCAACGGCGAGGATCTGTACGAGCCCAATTTCGGCACCGTTATTAAGTGGCAGCTGAGCGAAAACCCGCAGAAGGAAGAAAAAAAGGCCGATACCTGGGTACCAGAGGTGGTGGACTGCACGTCGTTTCTGCAAAGCCAGGAAGATGGCTTGGTGTGGCTGGGGCACGCCTCGTTTCTGCTGCGCATCGGTGGCAAAACCATTGTTTTTGATCCAGTGCTGTTTTCGTCCATAGGGTTGCGCCACCGTCACCCGCTGCCCTGCCGCCCCGAGGACCTGACCAACCTCGACTACCTGCTGCTCAGCCACGGCCACCGCGACCATCTGGACGAAAAATCCATCAAGCTGCTGGCCCGCCAGAATCCGCAGCTGCGGGCGTTCGGGCCTCTAGGTATGGCCGGACTGGTGCGCGGCATGGCCCGCACCTTGCCCGTACAGGAAGCCGGCTGGTGGCAGCAGTTCGATTTAGGCCCCGATGCGCCCTTCGAGCTGTTCTACCTCCCGGCCTCGCACTGGCACCGTCGCGGCCTCTTCGACCTGAACACGGTGCTATGGGGTTCCTTCCTGCTGCGCCTGCCCGATGGCCGCACCCTATACTTTATGGGCGACACCTCCATGGCCGACCATTTCGAGGCCATTGAAAAGCAGTTTGGCCCCCTGGATGTGGTGCTGCTTCCCATCGGGGCCTACAAGCCGCCCTACATGATGCAGATGAGCCACGTAAACCCGCACGAAGCGGCCAAAGCGGCCAACCTGCTGCGGGCCGGCCACTTGGTACCCATGCACTACGGCACCTTCGACCTGAGCGACGAACCGGCTTCTGAACCCATTCGGGAGCTGCAACTAGTCGCCAACGGCAAAATGCTGCGCGGGGAGCTACACGTACCGGCCGTGGGCGAGGTGCTGCGCTGGCAGGAGTGGGAGTAA
- a CDS encoding sodium:solute symporter, producing the protein MSPTLVLSLIAGYFVVLIIIAYLTSRKATSESFFIANRNAPWYMVAFAMIGTSLSGVTFISIPGMVAGQSWSYMAVVLGYIVGYLVIGTVLMPLYYRLRLVSIYTYLEQRFGFWSYKTGALFFLISRAVGAAFRLFLVAGVLQFAVFDQLGVPFAVTVTVSIFLIYLYTFRGGLKTILWTDTFQTLAMLVCVGVSIYLMADELNLGFAGLVKTVKESSMSQIYFSDPKDDKFFWKQFASGAFITIVMTGLDQDLMQKNLSCRNLQDAQKNMFWFTIAIVLVNVFFLSLGVLLYQFAAAKGISLPTNPATGKVIGDNVFPLLATNHFSLFAGIVFILGIIAVTYASADSALTALTTSFCVDMLVISRYPEAQQKRIRQATHFGFSLVLIVIILIFRAINDQSVITSVFKAAGYTYGPLLGLYSFGIFTSRGLHDKLVLPVCVAAPLLTWFINANSKDWWGYEFGFEILILNGLLTFLGLLAISRPRNLELNPVA; encoded by the coding sequence ATGTCTCCTACCCTCGTGCTGAGCCTGATTGCGGGCTACTTCGTTGTTCTCATCATCATTGCCTACCTCACCTCCCGGAAGGCAACCAGCGAATCGTTCTTTATTGCCAACCGCAACGCGCCCTGGTACATGGTGGCGTTTGCTATGATTGGCACGTCGCTCTCGGGGGTGACGTTTATTTCGATTCCGGGCATGGTGGCGGGGCAAAGCTGGAGCTACATGGCCGTGGTGCTGGGCTACATAGTGGGCTACCTCGTAATTGGCACCGTGCTCATGCCGCTGTACTACCGCCTGCGTTTAGTGAGCATCTATACTTACTTAGAGCAGCGCTTTGGCTTCTGGAGCTACAAAACCGGGGCCCTGTTCTTCCTTATTTCCCGGGCTGTGGGGGCGGCATTCCGGCTGTTTCTGGTGGCCGGCGTGCTGCAGTTTGCCGTGTTTGATCAGTTGGGGGTGCCGTTTGCGGTTACCGTAACGGTCAGCATCTTCCTGATTTATCTCTACACGTTCCGCGGAGGCCTCAAAACCATTCTCTGGACCGATACCTTCCAGACCCTGGCCATGCTGGTGTGCGTGGGCGTGAGCATTTACCTGATGGCCGATGAGCTGAACCTGGGCTTTGCCGGGCTGGTGAAAACGGTCAAGGAAAGCTCCATGTCGCAGATTTACTTCTCGGACCCCAAGGACGATAAGTTTTTCTGGAAGCAATTCGCCTCCGGGGCCTTCATTACCATCGTCATGACCGGCCTCGATCAGGATTTGATGCAGAAGAACCTGAGCTGCCGCAACCTGCAGGACGCCCAGAAAAACATGTTTTGGTTTACCATTGCCATTGTGCTGGTGAACGTGTTCTTCCTGTCGCTGGGCGTGCTGCTCTACCAGTTCGCGGCGGCCAAAGGTATCAGCCTGCCTACCAACCCGGCCACCGGCAAAGTCATCGGCGACAATGTGTTTCCGCTGCTGGCCACCAACCACTTCTCCCTGTTTGCGGGCATTGTGTTTATCCTGGGCATCATTGCCGTAACCTACGCCTCCGCCGACTCGGCCCTGACGGCGCTTACTACCTCCTTCTGCGTGGACATGCTGGTAATTAGCCGCTACCCCGAGGCCCAGCAGAAGCGCATCCGCCAGGCCACCCACTTCGGTTTCTCACTGGTGCTCATTGTTATCATCCTGATTTTCCGGGCCATTAACGACCAGAGCGTGATTACCTCGGTGTTTAAGGCGGCGGGCTACACCTACGGACCGCTGCTGGGGCTTTACTCCTTCGGTATCTTCACCAGCCGCGGCCTGCACGATAAGCTGGTGCTGCCCGTGTGCGTGGCGGCCCCGCTGCTGACCTGGTTTATCAATGCTAATTCAAAAGACTGGTGGGGCTACGAGTTCGGGTTTGAGATTCTGATTCTGAATGGGTTACTTACTTTCCTTGGGCTGCTGGCAATTTCGCGTCCGCGCAACCTGGAATTGAACCCTGTTGCGTAG
- a CDS encoding energy transducer TonB translates to MKHLFFIFLLVALAAGGAQAQTTAGNVPAKQPIELKPGRMQPQAKPAPNRPDAPPQFPGGAQGLNTFFQQNLKYPEAASVKQISGNVVMTFTVEADGHLTNPSVVQPLSPECDTEALRVLGQMPAWKPATRKGQPVATQVRLPIPFGNSEGLQVEQGKPKFE, encoded by the coding sequence ATGAAACATCTTTTCTTCATCTTCCTGCTCGTAGCTTTGGCCGCGGGCGGGGCCCAGGCCCAAACTACCGCTGGTAACGTGCCGGCTAAGCAGCCCATTGAGCTGAAGCCCGGCCGCATGCAGCCCCAGGCCAAGCCCGCGCCCAACCGGCCCGACGCCCCGCCCCAGTTTCCGGGCGGTGCCCAGGGTTTGAACACGTTTTTTCAGCAAAATCTAAAGTATCCGGAAGCGGCCAGCGTCAAGCAAATCAGCGGCAACGTGGTGATGACCTTTACGGTGGAAGCCGACGGGCACCTGACTAACCCCTCGGTGGTGCAGCCTCTTTCGCCGGAGTGCGACACGGAGGCGCTGCGGGTGCTGGGCCAGATGCCGGCCTGGAAACCCGCCACCCGCAAAGGCCAGCCCGTTGCTACCCAGGTGCGCCTGCCCATCCCCTTCGGCAACTCCGAGGGGCTACAGGTGGAGCAGGGAAAGCCTAAATTTGAATAA